In Candidatus Dormiibacterota bacterium, the following proteins share a genomic window:
- a CDS encoding metallophosphoesterase yields the protein MRDAADSDERSTAAAEPAARSGDASHPGADTIAAAGMIRAFAALLALTCALALPASAAQQWLVVSDIHFDPFAAGASPAGYGKDSNAALLDATLAQMLRVNPHPPVVVIAGDFLAHRFAQLAAQHHEDAQTAAVRAMRAIAHRFGTAFPHARFIVALGNNDDYCGDYRSEDGGSYQRALERIWLPLVQRGGAHTSFARTFLHGGFYSDDVLNGRLRVLVVNDIPWSFFAGGPCQPARGDLAATERAWLAREVQSGRSSAIVSHIPPGIDAGTTALLRGFLNVPFLRSNAQAAFVHDVQAPGIRWALFGHTHRFELRSIGNTPALVISSISPVYDNNPAFYVVAVEPNGSLADVRTEYFDEVAQRWRSAGSLDRSFGIARFDGRALADVHRRIARDPSLRARWQAQAVSWSTRVKQPHWRYAWCAQRVPTIDYAGCAHTTTRRALALGAAIAIALGALTTIVLFVRRRRRRV from the coding sequence ATGCGCGATGCCGCAGATTCAGACGAACGCTCTACCGCCGCAGCCGAGCCCGCCGCCCGCTCCGGCGACGCCTCCCACCCCGGCGCCGACACCATCGCCGCTGCCGGGATGATCCGCGCTTTCGCAGCGCTGCTGGCCCTCACGTGCGCGCTCGCGCTCCCGGCGAGCGCGGCGCAGCAATGGCTGGTCGTAAGCGACATCCACTTCGATCCATTTGCCGCCGGCGCATCCCCGGCCGGATACGGTAAAGACAGCAATGCCGCGCTCCTGGACGCAACGCTCGCGCAGATGCTCCGGGTCAACCCGCACCCGCCGGTCGTGGTGATAGCCGGAGATTTTCTCGCCCATCGTTTTGCCCAACTCGCCGCGCAACATCACGAAGACGCGCAGACGGCGGCCGTACGAGCGATGCGCGCGATCGCGCACCGCTTCGGCACCGCCTTCCCTCATGCGCGCTTCATCGTCGCGCTCGGCAATAACGACGACTACTGCGGCGACTATCGGAGCGAAGACGGCGGCTCGTATCAGCGCGCGCTCGAACGTATCTGGCTACCGCTCGTGCAGCGCGGCGGCGCGCACACGAGCTTCGCGCGAACGTTTCTCCACGGCGGCTTTTACAGCGACGACGTATTGAACGGCCGCCTACGGGTACTCGTCGTCAACGACATCCCGTGGTCATTTTTTGCGGGCGGCCCGTGCCAACCCGCCCGTGGCGATCTCGCCGCTACCGAGCGCGCATGGCTCGCGCGCGAAGTCCAAAGCGGGCGTTCGAGCGCAATCGTGAGCCACATTCCACCGGGCATCGACGCCGGCACGACGGCGCTGCTTCGGGGTTTTTTGAACGTACCGTTCCTACGCTCGAACGCGCAGGCTGCCTTCGTGCACGACGTGCAAGCTCCGGGCATTCGCTGGGCGCTGTTCGGCCACACGCATCGTTTCGAACTGCGCTCGATCGGCAACACTCCTGCGCTGGTGATCTCGTCGATCTCGCCGGTCTACGACAACAATCCGGCGTTCTACGTCGTTGCGGTCGAACCAAACGGCAGCCTTGCGGACGTGCGTACCGAATACTTCGACGAAGTGGCGCAGCGTTGGCGTTCCGCAGGTTCGCTCGATCGTTCGTTCGGGATCGCGCGTTTCGACGGACGCGCGCTCGCCGATGTCCATCGCCGCATTGCGCGGGACCCATCGTTACGCGCGCGTTGGCAAGCACAAGCCGTGAGTTGGTCCACTCGCGTTAAGCAACCGCACTGGCGCTACGCATGGTGCGCGCAACGCGTGCCGACGATCGATTACGCGGGCTGCGCGCACACCACGACGCGTAGAGCGCTCGCGTTGGGAGCGGCCATCGCGATCGCGCTGGGTGCGTTAACTACGATCGTCTTGTTCGTTCGCCGACGCCGGCGCCGCGTGTAG
- a CDS encoding TonB-dependent receptor, whose translation MHSLLLAACCLLSGNVHATSGAPLAGVHIELRGTVNAQTSSDARGDFAVHVAPGAYQLDASVRGYAPVTVAVNASADVKVQIALEALDAPALRQIGSVTVDGRLAPIQGAIPQIQITRADMERSGDSRVVDGLQSLPGATFARPDGGASSAIAVVALRGPDPSESLVALDGQLLNDGNTGDVDLSRFPVAAFSSIDVTEGLGPEDSNGSNTFGGAINLISLRPTRDPHYAASLSGGSFGQSEGWLNTTGTQGRLGYALALDDQNETGYVKQTVPLYALTPAGAPAPAPPAPTALGSSIAAHLGLGSLTWTFSQNADITARVFLLGDVRDQSSAVNGIDGNPTDQTFGQFIGPGNQTLAQTIRAYQVRARAPLGAGELTSDISESDNGVNLNGGVSSAPYDVTHIDRRYNGALTWQRTFAAAQYAIGGYTRYESLGFVDPSGSQPNLGQTINVFFARGGFRPTPKLRLDAGLFESRYTSFGSNLDGRFGAIYNTDPRTALRFSLGTGFRAPLLIERYQFPLDQLTQDAFGVFLGQGNANEHPEHATEYELGVSHQFSSDSTLDVSLYRTNLRNPIEVYYPLAAANAGLCAANSPTNPIPGCVSYNSNDGNAVYEGAEVRFVQRFAPQHLFLTAMYGLNVAYPTSLDASFSNPTSGGNLVNNAQFLGIPQQQGSLELDWAQNGWHASTTANFRGFNNELSQTPFTIVNALVGKALGPHVDLSLAATNVFNDAAGRFTLFGGGIPYRGIVGQDPATGGPQYGPLPTDALYVEPFGIRVILTVKH comes from the coding sequence GTGCATTCACTCCTTTTGGCCGCCTGCTGCCTGCTGAGCGGCAACGTTCACGCAACGTCGGGCGCCCCGCTTGCCGGCGTTCACATCGAGCTTCGCGGGACGGTGAACGCCCAGACAAGCTCCGATGCCCGCGGGGATTTTGCGGTACATGTGGCGCCGGGCGCTTACCAGCTCGATGCTTCGGTGCGCGGTTACGCTCCGGTGACGGTGGCCGTGAACGCCTCAGCGGACGTGAAGGTTCAGATCGCGCTCGAAGCTCTCGACGCTCCCGCGCTGCGTCAGATCGGTAGCGTGACCGTTGACGGCCGTCTGGCGCCGATTCAGGGAGCGATTCCGCAGATTCAGATCACACGCGCGGATATGGAACGCAGCGGCGACTCTCGTGTCGTCGACGGCCTGCAGTCACTGCCCGGAGCAACGTTCGCGCGTCCCGACGGCGGCGCATCGAGCGCTATCGCGGTGGTCGCGTTGCGCGGCCCCGACCCCTCCGAATCGCTCGTCGCGCTCGACGGCCAACTCTTGAACGACGGCAATACCGGCGATGTCGATCTTTCGCGTTTTCCGGTGGCGGCGTTTTCCTCGATCGACGTTACCGAAGGGCTGGGACCCGAAGACAGCAACGGCAGCAATACGTTCGGCGGCGCGATCAACCTGATCTCACTGCGCCCGACGCGCGACCCGCACTACGCGGCCTCGCTCTCCGGGGGCTCGTTCGGGCAGAGCGAAGGCTGGCTCAACACGACCGGAACGCAGGGCCGCCTCGGGTACGCACTCGCGTTGGACGATCAGAACGAAACCGGATACGTCAAGCAAACGGTGCCGTTGTACGCCCTCACGCCGGCGGGAGCGCCCGCCCCCGCACCGCCGGCGCCCACGGCGCTGGGTTCCTCGATCGCCGCGCATCTGGGTTTAGGCTCGCTCACGTGGACCTTTTCGCAGAACGCGGACATCACCGCGCGCGTGTTTCTGCTGGGCGACGTGCGCGACCAAAGCAGCGCGGTAAACGGCATCGACGGAAATCCGACCGATCAAACGTTCGGGCAATTTATCGGGCCCGGTAATCAAACGCTCGCGCAGACGATTCGCGCATATCAGGTTCGCGCGCGCGCGCCGCTGGGCGCCGGCGAGTTGACGAGCGATATTTCGGAGAGCGATAACGGCGTCAACCTCAACGGCGGCGTCTCGTCGGCTCCATACGACGTCACGCACATCGATCGCCGCTACAACGGCGCACTGACCTGGCAGCGGACGTTCGCCGCCGCGCAGTATGCGATCGGCGGATATACACGCTACGAATCTCTCGGCTTTGTCGATCCGAGCGGATCGCAGCCGAATCTCGGGCAGACGATCAACGTGTTCTTCGCACGTGGCGGCTTCCGCCCCACGCCGAAGCTGCGCTTGGATGCCGGTCTCTTCGAATCGCGATACACCAGTTTCGGCTCGAATCTCGACGGCCGCTTCGGCGCGATCTACAATACCGATCCGCGCACCGCGCTGCGCTTTTCGCTCGGCACCGGTTTCCGCGCCCCGCTCTTGATCGAGCGCTATCAGTTCCCGCTCGACCAACTCACGCAGGACGCGTTCGGCGTCTTTCTGGGGCAAGGGAATGCGAACGAGCACCCGGAGCATGCCACCGAATACGAACTCGGCGTCTCGCACCAATTTTCCAGCGACTCGACGCTCGACGTCTCGCTCTATCGCACCAATCTGCGCAACCCGATCGAAGTGTACTATCCGCTCGCGGCTGCGAACGCCGGGCTCTGTGCGGCGAATTCACCCACCAATCCGATTCCGGGCTGCGTCTCGTACAACAGCAACGACGGCAACGCTGTCTATGAAGGGGCCGAAGTACGCTTCGTCCAGCGCTTCGCACCGCAGCATCTCTTTCTCACCGCGATGTACGGCCTCAACGTCGCCTATCCCACTAGCCTGGATGCGTCGTTTTCGAACCCGACCTCCGGCGGCAACCTCGTGAATAACGCGCAGTTCTTAGGAATTCCGCAGCAACAGGGCTCGCTCGAATTGGACTGGGCGCAGAACGGCTGGCACGCTTCCACCACGGCGAATTTCCGCGGATTCAATAACGAACTGAGTCAAACGCCGTTCACCATCGTCAATGCCCTGGTGGGTAAGGCGCTCGGTCCGCACGTCGACCTGTCGCTCGCTGCTACCAACGTCTTCAACGATGCGGCCGGCCGCTTCACGCTGTTCGGCGGGGGAATACCGTATCGGGGCATCGTCGGGCAGGACCCGGCGACGGGTGGTCCGCAGTATGGACCTCTCCCCACCGACGCGCTCTACGTCGAACCGTTCGGCATTCGCGTCATTCTAACGGTGAAGCATTGA
- a CDS encoding MBL fold metallo-hydrolase, which produces MSRIQLVRAPNPSAMTLSGTNSYLIDAGGGEALVIDPGPIIERHLEALLAAARERNLRITAIALTHGHPDHAPAAAPLARATGARIYAHPTSIVPHDEAFALDGTLRIRDLALDVVDAPGHTFDHVAFFEPAEGALFTGDVILGEGTVVIAPPSGAMRPYQRTLAMLGDRFGDARRIYGGHGPAVEDPRSKIAEYIAHRALRERELIEALEIAPQTIPELVLRIYGPGRAILWPAMARQMLAYLIALAAERRVEAVAVDRAMTDEETAILNPPWEAIVGIEHAALIAEELGSMLRLDRLYRYSVTRSAG; this is translated from the coding sequence GTGAGCCGGATTCAACTCGTGCGCGCGCCGAATCCCTCGGCGATGACGCTCAGCGGCACGAACTCGTACTTGATCGATGCGGGCGGCGGAGAGGCTCTCGTGATCGATCCGGGACCGATCATCGAGCGACATCTGGAAGCGTTGCTCGCGGCGGCACGCGAGCGCAATCTGCGCATTACGGCGATCGCGTTGACGCACGGACATCCCGATCACGCACCGGCGGCGGCGCCGCTCGCGCGCGCTACGGGCGCTCGGATCTACGCGCATCCAACGTCGATCGTGCCGCATGATGAAGCCTTCGCACTCGACGGCACGCTGCGGATACGCGATCTCGCGCTCGATGTCGTCGATGCGCCGGGCCATACGTTCGATCACGTTGCGTTCTTCGAACCGGCCGAGGGCGCGCTCTTTACCGGCGACGTTATCTTGGGCGAAGGAACCGTCGTGATCGCGCCGCCGAGCGGTGCGATGCGTCCGTATCAACGCACGCTCGCGATGCTGGGCGATCGATTCGGCGACGCGCGCCGGATCTATGGAGGGCACGGGCCTGCGGTCGAAGACCCGCGTTCGAAGATCGCGGAGTACATCGCGCATCGCGCGTTGCGAGAACGCGAATTGATCGAAGCGCTCGAGATCGCTCCGCAGACGATTCCGGAATTGGTGTTGCGGATCTACGGGCCGGGCCGCGCGATCCTATGGCCGGCCATGGCGCGGCAGATGCTTGCGTATCTCATCGCGCTCGCCGCCGAACGTCGCGTCGAAGCCGTCGCCGTCGATCGCGCCATGACCGACGAGGAGACGGCGATTCTCAACCCGCCGTGGGAAGCGATCGTCGGCATAGAGCATGCCGCACTCATTGCGGAGGAACTCGGGTCGATGCTACGGTTGGATCGGCTCTATCGCTACAGCGTTACGCGATCCGCAGGATGA
- a CDS encoding zinc-binding dehydrogenase, with amino-acid sequence MKAVRLHELGGPAKLTLEEIDRPTPGADEVLVRIHAAAFNRRDVFITQGLYPGIELPRTLGSDGAGVVAAVGAGVNDLELGAPVVINPMLGWGNDPHVWAPGASILGMPRDGTFAEYVVVPRINVYPKPSDLSMEEAAALPLAGLTAYRATFTRGELRSGETVLIPGIGGGVQTFVLLYAKAVGARAIVTSGSEEKLERAKQLGADVAIDYRSEDWQKIARKAGPIDLVVDSSGGDTLAKSLSAVRPGGRIVIYGGTRGESAIKLFSLFWNHVDIRGTSMGSPADFRAMLEVFGRGLKPVIDRVYPMSEAAAAAERMASSEQFGKIILRIA; translated from the coding sequence ATGAAGGCCGTGCGCTTGCACGAACTCGGTGGCCCGGCCAAACTAACGCTCGAAGAGATCGATCGCCCGACTCCCGGCGCGGATGAGGTGCTGGTACGGATCCATGCGGCAGCCTTCAATCGGCGCGACGTGTTCATTACGCAAGGCCTGTACCCGGGCATCGAACTGCCGCGCACGCTCGGTTCCGACGGGGCGGGTGTCGTCGCAGCGGTCGGCGCCGGCGTCAACGATTTAGAACTCGGCGCGCCCGTCGTCATCAACCCGATGCTCGGCTGGGGGAACGATCCGCACGTGTGGGCTCCCGGCGCATCGATTCTCGGCATGCCGCGTGACGGCACGTTCGCCGAGTACGTCGTGGTGCCGCGGATCAACGTCTATCCGAAACCGTCCGATCTTTCGATGGAAGAAGCCGCGGCGTTGCCGTTGGCGGGTTTGACCGCTTATCGCGCGACCTTTACGCGCGGCGAATTGCGCAGCGGCGAGACCGTGCTGATCCCGGGCATCGGCGGCGGCGTGCAAACGTTCGTGCTGCTCTATGCGAAGGCGGTCGGCGCGCGTGCCATCGTCACCTCGGGCAGCGAAGAAAAGCTCGAACGCGCGAAGCAACTCGGTGCCGACGTTGCGATCGACTACCGCAGCGAGGATTGGCAAAAGATCGCGCGCAAGGCCGGCCCGATCGATCTCGTGGTCGATTCTTCCGGCGGCGATACGCTGGCCAAATCGCTCTCGGCGGTGCGCCCCGGCGGCCGCATCGTGATCTATGGCGGAACGCGCGGCGAATCCGCGATCAAACTCTTTTCGCTGTTTTGGAATCACGTCGATATCCGTGGGACGTCGATGGGAAGCCCGGCGGATTTTCGCGCGATGCTCGAAGTCTTCGGCCGCGGGCTCAAACCCGTGATCGATCGCGTCTACCCGATGAGCGAAGCGGCCGCCGCTGCCGAACGCATGGCGTCGAGCGAGCAATTCGGCAAAATCATCCTGCGGATCGCGTAA
- a CDS encoding HRDC domain-containing protein: MSFELIDSQESLEALARRVRDAQRVALDTEFHTERTYSPRLMVVQLAFDDGEAIVDPLAIGDLSPLLSALDETLVIGHALSSDLKIFAERFDSVPSSVFDTQVAAAFLGFGMQISLADLVRDLRGVRLAKSQTVSDWSTRPLSERQLEYLVDDVVHLLPMYDTLVERLQAQGRYAWALEESQALGGIERYRADERRAYLRIPGAMRMNRRELGVLSEVVKLRDALARERDLPLKYIMAEDIVAGIATLRPKRVEDLAQLRRLEAGVRRQFGQAIVDAVARGEALPEDALPQRPQRPLGTSRDTVAAVMGVLVGEIARTHELPPSLLVPRASLERVAREVPGDRAALEAALGISSWRAGLVVEPLWRLLSGELHLEIEGYTAGDPKILLSP, from the coding sequence GTGAGTTTCGAACTGATCGATTCGCAAGAGAGCCTGGAGGCGCTGGCTCGTCGCGTGCGGGACGCGCAACGCGTCGCGTTGGATACGGAGTTTCACACCGAACGCACGTACTCGCCGCGGTTGATGGTTGTGCAGCTAGCGTTCGACGACGGCGAAGCGATCGTCGATCCGTTGGCGATCGGCGACCTTTCGCCGCTCCTGTCGGCTCTCGACGAAACGCTCGTTATCGGCCACGCGCTTTCGTCGGATCTCAAGATTTTTGCGGAGCGCTTCGATAGCGTTCCCTCAAGCGTTTTCGATACGCAAGTGGCGGCCGCGTTCTTGGGGTTTGGGATGCAAATTTCCCTGGCGGATCTCGTGCGCGATCTACGCGGCGTGCGTTTGGCAAAATCGCAGACGGTGAGCGACTGGTCGACGCGCCCGCTTTCGGAGCGGCAACTCGAGTATCTCGTGGACGACGTGGTGCATTTGCTGCCGATGTACGACACGCTCGTGGAGCGATTGCAGGCGCAGGGGCGCTACGCGTGGGCCCTGGAGGAAAGCCAGGCGCTGGGCGGGATCGAGCGCTATCGTGCCGACGAGCGCCGCGCGTATCTGCGCATTCCCGGTGCGATGCGGATGAATCGGCGCGAGCTCGGCGTACTCAGCGAGGTCGTCAAGCTGCGCGACGCGCTGGCCCGCGAGCGCGACCTGCCGCTCAAATACATCATGGCCGAAGATATCGTGGCCGGGATCGCGACCCTGCGGCCCAAACGGGTCGAGGATTTGGCGCAGTTGCGCCGGCTCGAAGCAGGCGTGCGCCGCCAATTCGGGCAGGCGATCGTCGACGCCGTGGCGCGGGGCGAAGCCCTCCCCGAAGACGCGTTGCCGCAGCGCCCCCAGCGACCGCTGGGAACTTCGCGCGACACGGTTGCAGCGGTGATGGGCGTGCTGGTCGGCGAGATCGCGCGCACGCACGAATTGCCGCCCAGCCTCTTGGTTCCACGGGCTTCGCTCGAGCGCGTCGCGCGTGAAGTTCCAGGCGATCGCGCGGCCCTGGAAGCGGCGCTCGGGATCTCGAGCTGGCGCGCGGGCCTCGTCGTCGAGCCGCTTTGGCGACTTTTGTCGGGCGAGTTACATTTGGAAATCGAAGGCTACACGGCAGGCGATCCCAAAATACTTCTATCGCCATGA
- a CDS encoding vitamin K epoxide reductase family protein produces MELRLVITVLCGVGLYAALFMLRKSVKAARGELREPSVVQTSRARLLGRIPNALLGAAYYPAFGIAVWFANRPWEILTLLTICAFAAAVSAVLAYSLLFVTRMPCVYCWTSHAINWSLALCYAIFSLPALGVGR; encoded by the coding sequence GTGGAGCTCCGGCTAGTGATCACGGTGTTGTGCGGTGTTGGTCTCTACGCTGCCCTTTTCATGCTAAGGAAGTCCGTAAAGGCCGCCCGCGGCGAACTGAGGGAGCCCAGCGTCGTCCAGACATCGCGAGCGCGTCTCCTCGGTCGCATACCGAACGCCCTCCTGGGCGCCGCATACTATCCCGCATTCGGGATCGCGGTTTGGTTCGCGAATCGCCCGTGGGAGATACTAACCCTGCTCACTATTTGCGCCTTCGCGGCAGCCGTCTCCGCCGTTCTCGCATACTCGCTCCTCTTCGTAACCCGCATGCCCTGCGTCTACTGCTGGACGTCCCATGCCATCAACTGGTCGCTAGCCCTCTGCTACGCGATTTTTTCTCTCCCGGCCCTTGGCGTCGGGCGGTGA
- a CDS encoding BolA family protein translates to MIDTPALVALIRASIPDAQVDVVDRTGTMDHFNLKIRSQAFAGRPLLEQHRLVYGALGDALKDGRVHAVEITTLVE, encoded by the coding sequence ATGATCGATACACCCGCCCTCGTAGCGCTGATCCGTGCTAGCATTCCCGATGCCCAGGTTGACGTCGTCGACCGCACGGGCACGATGGATCACTTCAACCTCAAGATCCGCTCGCAAGCCTTCGCCGGCCGCCCGCTGCTCGAACAGCATCGGCTCGTCTACGGAGCCCTTGGGGACGCGCTCAAAGACGGGCGCGTTCACGCGGTCGAAATCACCACCCTCGTCGAATAA
- a CDS encoding sulfurtransferase, which yields MANTIVSAQELRAHLGDPRWVAIDARYALGDASFGLRSYRESHIPGAFYADLGRDLSGAKTGTNGRHPFPDPTTFAAFLASLGVDDDTQIVAYDAGGGDMFAARLWFLARWIGHDAAAVLDGGFAAWQQHGFPTSGDVPAAPPPGSIRASLQTARTVDAAFVLNHLGSDAMRVLDARGSDRFAGQNETIDPVGGHIPGATNRPFKENFGADGAFKPPEQLRAEFEALGVPATAIVHQCGSGVSACVNLLAMERAGLLGSRLFGGSWSEWVADPARPVATES from the coding sequence ATGGCGAACACCATCGTATCTGCCCAAGAGCTGCGCGCGCACTTGGGCGACCCGCGCTGGGTTGCGATCGATGCTCGCTACGCGCTGGGCGATGCGAGCTTCGGCCTGCGATCGTACCGCGAAAGCCACATTCCCGGCGCATTCTATGCCGATCTCGGACGCGATCTCTCGGGCGCGAAGACGGGAACGAACGGGCGCCATCCATTCCCCGACCCGACGACGTTCGCCGCGTTTCTCGCCTCCCTCGGCGTCGATGACGACACGCAAATCGTCGCGTACGACGCGGGCGGCGGCGACATGTTTGCGGCGCGCTTGTGGTTTCTCGCCCGGTGGATCGGGCACGACGCTGCCGCCGTGCTCGACGGCGGTTTCGCAGCGTGGCAACAACACGGCTTTCCGACCAGCGGCGACGTGCCTGCGGCTCCGCCGCCCGGATCGATACGCGCATCGCTGCAAACCGCGCGCACCGTCGACGCGGCATTCGTCCTGAACCACTTGGGCTCCGACGCGATGCGCGTGCTCGATGCTCGCGGCAGCGACCGCTTCGCGGGACAGAACGAAACGATCGATCCGGTGGGCGGACATATCCCGGGCGCGACCAATCGTCCGTTCAAAGAAAATTTCGGCGCCGACGGCGCGTTCAAGCCGCCCGAGCAACTGCGCGCGGAGTTTGAAGCGCTCGGCGTGCCTGCCACGGCCATCGTCCATCAGTGCGGCTCCGGCGTATCCGCGTGCGTCAACCTGCTGGCGATGGAACGCGCCGGTCTCCTCGGCTCCCGCCTCTTCGGCGGCTCCTGGAGCGAATGGGTGGCCGATCCGGCCCGCCCGGTAGCAACCGAGTCGTAG
- a CDS encoding NUDIX hydrolase, whose product MRLAATVMLVRPGASSGIELFLLRRSARSTFVPDAYVFPGGTVEAQDYDVASDRAVAGVAAQFRATVPRELPTDCSPVGERDAAALVRAALRELHEEAGVRLHDAGALSLFSHWITPPSEPRRYDTHFFIASAPLDQLAQADAVETHDGVWISPQRALERSRDGALYLVYPTIKHLERLLPFATVDEAIAFARRKPILTIMPSDSPANGFTMPAALENLW is encoded by the coding sequence GTGCGACTCGCCGCCACCGTCATGCTCGTACGACCGGGCGCCTCCAGCGGCATCGAGCTGTTCCTGTTGCGCCGTAGCGCGCGCAGCACGTTCGTGCCCGATGCGTACGTCTTTCCGGGCGGTACCGTCGAGGCGCAGGATTACGACGTAGCCAGTGATCGCGCGGTTGCCGGCGTCGCGGCGCAATTTCGCGCCACCGTTCCTCGCGAGCTTCCAACCGATTGCTCGCCGGTCGGCGAGCGCGATGCGGCGGCGCTCGTTCGAGCGGCGCTGCGCGAGTTGCACGAAGAGGCCGGCGTGCGTTTACACGATGCCGGCGCGCTCTCGCTATTTTCGCATTGGATCACGCCGCCGAGCGAGCCGCGGCGATACGATACGCACTTTTTCATCGCATCGGCTCCGCTCGATCAACTAGCACAAGCGGACGCGGTCGAAACGCACGACGGCGTGTGGATCTCGCCGCAGCGCGCGCTCGAGCGTTCGCGGGATGGCGCACTGTATTTGGTCTATCCGACCATCAAGCATCTGGAGCGATTGCTGCCCTTCGCTACCGTCGATGAGGCGATCGCGTTCGCACGGAGGAAACCGATTCTGACGATCATGCCGAGCGACTCACCGGCTAACGGATTTACGATGCCGGCCGCGCTCGAGAACCTCTGGTGA
- a CDS encoding glutaredoxin domain-containing protein — protein sequence MSEQLQAEIEREIGANTILVYGKGTKTMPRCGFTLETIEFFTRFGYPFEVIDVLENMPKREALAEMTNWPTLPKVFIKGAFFGDTDILGPMAQNGELERVLKEAFGYEATPKTTISLH from the coding sequence ATGTCGGAGCAACTCCAGGCCGAAATCGAACGCGAGATCGGCGCCAACACCATCCTCGTGTACGGTAAGGGCACCAAGACGATGCCTCGTTGCGGCTTCACGCTCGAAACGATCGAATTTTTCACGCGCTTCGGCTATCCGTTCGAAGTGATCGACGTGCTTGAAAACATGCCCAAGCGCGAAGCTCTTGCCGAGATGACCAATTGGCCGACGCTGCCGAAGGTCTTCATCAAAGGCGCGTTCTTCGGCGATACCGATATCTTGGGCCCGATGGCGCAAAACGGCGAGCTGGAACGGGTGCTCAAAGAAGCGTTCGGCTACGAAGCCACGCCGAAGACCACGATCAGCCTCCACTAG
- a CDS encoding VTT domain-containing protein → MAILLVSFTLAALVIRFQPQVDYFIRTVGPSAYPLAVAIFAVVAAAPFSVTDALAVMNGAIFGPFYGSIVNAIGLVLAALLGYWINRRASHMMEIDSYLKRLPPWVKRFPVGSPAFLLAVRIIPGFGGTVATASAATFRVPIWVHVWTMCAIAIPICTLLAIFGDRVTVVVHGYETRAHIYWEHHHPHFHFHRLPKVTATP, encoded by the coding sequence TTGGCGATCCTCTTGGTCTCCTTTACGCTGGCGGCGCTGGTCATTCGCTTTCAGCCCCAGGTGGACTATTTCATTCGGACGGTAGGTCCGTCGGCATACCCGCTCGCGGTTGCGATCTTTGCAGTGGTGGCTGCGGCACCGTTCTCCGTAACCGACGCTCTAGCGGTGATGAACGGCGCGATTTTCGGGCCGTTCTACGGGTCGATCGTCAACGCGATCGGGCTCGTGCTGGCAGCTCTGCTGGGCTATTGGATCAACCGCCGCGCGTCGCACATGATGGAGATCGACTCCTACCTCAAACGGCTCCCCCCTTGGGTGAAGCGATTCCCGGTCGGATCGCCGGCGTTTTTGCTTGCCGTCAGAATCATTCCCGGCTTCGGCGGTACCGTAGCAACCGCGAGCGCGGCGACCTTTCGAGTGCCTATCTGGGTGCACGTGTGGACGATGTGCGCGATTGCAATTCCCATTTGCACGTTGCTCGCGATTTTCGGTGACCGCGTGACGGTTGTCGTTCACGGATACGAAACGCGGGCGCACATCTACTGGGAGCACCATCATCCGCACTTTCACTTCCATCGCCTGCCGAAGGTAACCGCGACACCGTGA